The DNA region CACGGAAGGCACCACAGCGACCATCGCACTCTTGCGTCAGGTCACTCGTGCAGCGGCGAATAATGCTTAATCGCTGTCGCTAAGCTTGAGAGGGCATGTTGTTGTGTTTAAAAGTCGCTAAAAACTCAAGGAGATGATCACGGCTAAGCGGCGCACCAATGCCATAGCCCTGTACACGCGTGCATCCTTTTTCTCTCAAAAAATCAATTTGGTTTTGATTTTCGACCCACTCAGCGACCACCTCTACATTCATTAACGCCGCACTCTGGCTAATCGATGACAAGATCACTTCGTCCATTTCACTCTGGCCGATATTACGAACAAAGCGACCATCAATTTTTATCACGTCAAAAGGTAAATCACACATGGATTCAAAGCCAGCGAAGCCGGTACCAAAATCATCCAGCGCACAGGAAATACCGAGTGATTTCAAACGATCCATTTGTTGGTGGGCATGCGTAAAGTTATGAATCCTGTCGGTTTCGACCAGTTCAACCTCCAGTTGCGGGACATCATCTGGATAGTCAGGTAAAAGGCGCTGAATCACGCCTACCACAAACCCCGTCTCCAATTGGCGAGCGGTCACATTGACACTGATTGTCTTGAGGGGGTCTGCCTGGCGTAATAAACGAATCGCTTCCAGTGCTTGTTCAAACATCGCGGTGGTTAACACGTCTTCGAGCTTGTATTGACTTAGCAAAGGCAAAAACGCCGCAGGACTTTGATAACCACCCGATTCGAGTCGACGCCTCACCAGTGCTTCAAAGCCATCAATTTCGCCAGTTACAATATTCAATTGTGGCTGAAAGAATGCCTCGAAGTGTTTGGCTTCAATATCGCGAATCAAAGTACGCAACGTTGCGTCGTCTTGATGCTCATCAGGACAAGGAAGCCAATAGTGCGCATCATAAAGCGGTATTTTTTTCGCTTTACGCGCCTGAATCGTCTCGAAGGATATCTCCTGCCAAGAGCGAAGCGCGCTGACCATCAATTGTGTAGGCAGTGCTTTCTCCTCACCGGCACGGTTCAAGCTCTCAATCAACGCATTTAACAAACAATGACCTGTCGATGAGTACGCCAACAACCCCACAAACTTATCTGCGATGCGATACCAGTGAAATTCCGTTATTTGATGAAGATGTTCACTGACACGCTGTAACTGATGATTCCCCGCCATCACCGACTGGGTTTCATTGATCGTGCTGGTTCCTTGACTATCAATAACCACCACCAACCACGGCGTTTTAACATCCACCGCCATAGCTTGAATGCGCTGATTAAGGGCGTCTTGCGAAAAGCATCTCGTCAGCGTATCGTGCGGTAAAGACGCTTGTTTATTGCTCAAGATCGTTTTAACCGTATTGCACAACACCTCACGATCCCAAGGTTTGCTAACGTATTGGCTCAGTGCTCCGGCATTGATGGCCCGGGAAACACCCGGCAGATCCGCTTGTCCGGATAACATGATGGTGGCAATGTCAGGATAACGTTGATGAATGTTAATCAGTAATTCCGCACCGTCCATGTGCGGCATCCGATAATCGGAAATCACGAGACCAATGTGATGTTCAGATAAAATAGCAAGCGCCTGCTGGCCCGACTCTGCGGTATGAATATGCGCCACAAAACGACGCAGTTCTCGCTTTAGCGCACGTAGGATATGCGGCTCATCGTCAACCAATAGAATTTCCGTGTACGCCATCATGGGCTGCGCCCTCCTTTCATCACCTCATGGACTGGCGAAGAAATACGCTCAGCCTGATTTCCCGAGCAGGGCAACACAATCGTAAACGTCGTCCCTTTTCCTTGCTCACTGGTTACTGTGATTTGGCCACCGTGAGCGACAATAATATCGCGCGAGACGGACAAGCCAAGCCCCGTCCCCTGCCCGACCGGTTTGGTGGTATAAAATGGCTCGAAAATCGTCGCCAGCGCCTCTTCTGGGATCCCTTGGCCGTTATCTTTGATTTCAATAATCAGATGCTCGTCATCGAGGGGGGCGACAGAAATCTTTATGTTTCCCTCGCCCTCAATCGCGTGTGCGGCATTAATGAGTAGATTGAGAAAAACTTGATTCAACTGCATGGGCTGACAAAGGATATCAGGTGTCTGAGGCGCGTAGTTTCTCTCTATTTCAATCGCATACTTAATCTCGTTATGGATGATTTTCAGTGTCGAGTCGATACCACGGCGTATATCGGTGGTCGCCCACTCACCATTGTCAACGTGTGAAAATTCTTTGAGATCTTTGACAATCGTCATCACTCGCGTGATCCCTTCTAACGACTCTTCAATCAGATCGCTGGCATCTTCGAGTAAATAACTCAATTGAATATCGTCTTTTAGCGCCTGCCGATCTGCCAGTAAGGCCCTATTGTCGGTGCTCTCTATCTTTTCGTCCAAGCAACGGACATAGGCGGTAAATTTATCTAGATAGTCGTATAGCGTGCGAATGTTGGAGGAGATAAAAGCGATAGGGTTATTAATTTCATGGGCAATGCCCGCCGATATTTGCCCAATCGACGCCATTTTCTCTGACTGAAGCAGTTGACGCTGTAACTGCTTGAGTTCTGAAACGACCTCTTGATACGCCTCAGTGCTTCGTTTGAGTCGCTCAGTATCTGGGATAGAGGGAAGAGCATCTCGCGTAGGGGCCGCCAACGCTGTCGGGCGATAAAAACAAATGGCAACCTGTGTCACCTCGCCATGCGCTGACAGAATGGGAAGAAATTCGACGTCTTGCCATAGGTATGCCGCATCAACATCCCCGGATATATCTACGATGACAGCGCCGGATGACTGCAATGGCGCTTGCGTCGAGAAAACCGTGTCGATGTTTTGTTGTAAAAATTGATGATCAGCAGGAAAATGCGCTAACAGCGCGTCTCCAACGAGTGTGTCGTTTGCTGCGTTGAGGCTGCGAAGAAAGCAGGTATTGGCGTCAACGATACGATAGTCGCGATCGATAAGACATACCGCGATAGAGAGTCCATTTAAAATCGCGGGTGAAATCTTGTTATCCTCCACGTTCCCCTTCCATATTTATGTCACATGCACAGCAAACAACAGCGTCATAGATTGTTATCCGGCACATTCAAATCGTCTCCTTATACGACTGAGTAAAAAAAGCGCCGATATTGGCCGACCAGGACTGTAAAAGCTTGGCTTTGTCAATATCGTTCGCATGAATCCACTGCCGGCAGTATTGCAATAGCGCTCCATCCTTGGTTCGCTCACTTTCAGGGGATAACGGGATGGCGCCGCTTGCCAATACAATCTCTGCAAGCTCAAAATCATAGCCCCACAAAATAATGATATAACTCGAGACGACAAGCGCAGTATCAAAACGGGCAGGTAAATCGCAAATGGGATTGTTGCCACTTTCACGACAGCCAAGCTCTCGCGCCATCAGTTCCCCTAACGAGGATAACACTGATGCGAGATACAAACGCTCTGCATGCGCTTTGTCATACCCGAGGAATAGCCCCAGCGACTTACTCACATTGGCCAGTTCAATATGCTCATCCACTACCGCATAGTGCTCTTTGGTGGACAAGTGCTTAAAGGCATTATGTCCCACCATAGTGGCAGCAATTGACTCGACCGATTGAATGCCCAGTCGATTAATCGCCGTTTCTATTGACCAAGTCCGGTTTCGAAAGCCCAAATAAGCAGAATTAGCAAGCTGTAAAAGTCGGGCAACGAGGGGAGGCTCTTCACTGACCACTCGCGCAATTTGTTCCATGTCTGAATGGGGATCATTAATCGTGGCACGTAAACGGCGCACGCAGTCAGGCAAGACGGGGAAGTCCTCAATACCAACTAACCGGTTACGCGTTTCAGCATCAATCGGCAACTTATAGAGGCGCTCAACACTATTAAGCACATTATCAAAGTCATCTTCAGAGAAGGGTTTGGGTAGGACGAAGTGCACACTAGGCGTCGCGAGTTCGGTAATTTTTTGGCGCGTATCCCCGGTTATCAGGGCACGTATCGTGCCAGGAAAGCGCGCTCGAACCTGCTCCAATAACGCATCCCCCTTGAGCTTGGGCATCAGTAGATCACTGATCACCAAAGAGGGGGACTGATCGTCTAATAGGCCTTTCTCCCACTGGGTAGGATGCTTGATCAAACTGATAGCCCAACTCGGTTTCAAGCGGCGAATCACCCGACCAATCGCCTTTAATGTGAGCGCGTCATCGTCAACGTAGATGACATGGAAACGCGGCCTATTCATGCTTCCCTCGTATTCTCATCGTTGTCCTCAAACGACCTAGCGCTATCGTTAGGCAGTCAGTGAGAGAGTAATCAACGCTGCGGCTTGTCTCAGTGGAACGTTATCCAAGTGAGGTGCCCAGCCATCCTTTCTGTAAGCGTAGTCCAAAAATCCAGACTGTCTTGGCATACGGGAAGAAATAAGCGGTGTCTGGGTGACGTTAATGGAGAGAGGGAGGAAAGCGGGCTCAACATGGTTGAGCCCTGTATCAGTGCACGCTATCAAGCGCCGAAATTACTCAAATTCAAACTGTACCATGACCGGGTAGTGGTCAGAGAGCTCATTGTAGTAACCATCATGATAGGTTTGTCCAGCCGCTTGCGGCCACTCGCCTTCAAGGTAGTCCCAATACCAATCATTGTTAGCCGTTAATTGCACCACCTTCATCTCAGGTTGATTGGCAGGCACTGCATGGTCACGACTCCACAAAATATAATCTAACGTGGTGTTGTAGTTAAGGTCATATTCAAAGTGATACGCGTTCGCTTTCGTGAACCAATTATGCTTGGCGGAAAAAGACGTTACCTCAGGCTCGGTGAAGCGCAATGCGCCATTTAATACCACTTTCATGTCGTTGATCTCATCTTGGCGACTCCACTCTACGTTCATGTCACCACCAATAATCACAGGCTCGTCAGCAGGGATCGCTGCTTTGTCGATAAAGTCTTTGATTTCGCTAAGCTGACCAAGACGCACTTGGTGCTCCTCATCAGACATACCATCGTGCGTTGCCTGTAAATGCGTGCCAATTAAATGAAAGGCTTCACCTTCTTTATTGATCTCGACGTATGCAAAGCCTTTGTTAGCTTGATAGTCCCAGCTACCTTTCAAACTTTGATGATAAACGTGCGCTTTTTGAGTCAAAATGGGGTACTTGGAGAGGATAGTCACGCCGCCACGAACGACAAATAAAGAATTGGAGCAATCCCCAGTCAGCGCATCCCAACCGTCCCCACTGCAGTCTTGTCCAACATTCGGTGTTTGATAGGGATATAAGCTAGCAAGCTGGCTCATCGCTTGCTCGGCTTCAGCGTTAAAGGCCTCACTGATCAAAATCACATCAGGCTGCGTGTCCATATCGGCAATCGCTTGCGGCAGACGGGCTGCACGCTCAGCTTGATCCCAGTCTTGTAGGTTACTGAGTTGCATAATGTTATATGCCATGACGTTAAGCTGACCCGCATGCGCACTGAGGCTGAGCAGTAACGCGGCTGCCGTTGAGAGCAGTTTATTAATTTTCATGTTTCCTCTTTTCGTTTTGCTTTCTAATTGTTATCGGTGCTTCGCCCACCAAAAGATTAGAAGCCTAACGAAAATGACTTAATCCGCCCCAGGATTTGTTTACTTTTTCTGATATTTTTGTAACTAAGCTCACGTTCCTTGTATTACGTCATTAATGGGTCAGTAGATAAGTCTGCGAGGTAAAGGTATGTTTTCTCAGCATGGTCGCCAGTTCATGCTGCCTGACAGGTTTGGCAATATAATCATCCATACCCGCTGCTAAACATGCTTCCTTGTCTTCCGTTGTCGCATTCGCGGTCAGTGCAATAATCGGGATTCGATTAAAGCGCGATTCTTGTGCCCGAATGTGTTCAGCGGCTTGGTAACCATCCATCACAGGCATCTGACAATCCATGAAAATCGCGTCAAAGGGTTGGCTTTTCCACAATGCCAACGCTTGCTCACCATCGGCAGCCGAACGGACATGTATCCCTAACTGGCTCAACATCGCCTCAGTCACTCGTTGATTGACCTTAGAATCTTCTACGACCAAAACATGTAAC from Salinivibrio kushneri includes:
- a CDS encoding EAL domain-containing protein is translated as MMAYTEILLVDDEPHILRALKRELRRFVAHIHTAESGQQALAILSEHHIGLVISDYRMPHMDGAELLINIHQRYPDIATIMLSGQADLPGVSRAINAGALSQYVSKPWDREVLCNTVKTILSNKQASLPHDTLTRCFSQDALNQRIQAMAVDVKTPWLVVVIDSQGTSTINETQSVMAGNHQLQRVSEHLHQITEFHWYRIADKFVGLLAYSSTGHCLLNALIESLNRAGEEKALPTQLMVSALRSWQEISFETIQARKAKKIPLYDAHYWLPCPDEHQDDATLRTLIRDIEAKHFEAFFQPQLNIVTGEIDGFEALVRRRLESGGYQSPAAFLPLLSQYKLEDVLTTAMFEQALEAIRLLRQADPLKTISVNVTARQLETGFVVGVIQRLLPDYPDDVPQLEVELVETDRIHNFTHAHQQMDRLKSLGISCALDDFGTGFAGFESMCDLPFDVIKIDGRFVRNIGQSEMDEVILSSISQSAALMNVEVVAEWVENQNQIDFLREKGCTRVQGYGIGAPLSRDHLLEFLATFKHNNMPSQA
- a CDS encoding ATP-binding protein; the protein is MEDNKISPAILNGLSIAVCLIDRDYRIVDANTCFLRSLNAANDTLVGDALLAHFPADHQFLQQNIDTVFSTQAPLQSSGAVIVDISGDVDAAYLWQDVEFLPILSAHGEVTQVAICFYRPTALAAPTRDALPSIPDTERLKRSTEAYQEVVSELKQLQRQLLQSEKMASIGQISAGIAHEINNPIAFISSNIRTLYDYLDKFTAYVRCLDEKIESTDNRALLADRQALKDDIQLSYLLEDASDLIEESLEGITRVMTIVKDLKEFSHVDNGEWATTDIRRGIDSTLKIIHNEIKYAIEIERNYAPQTPDILCQPMQLNQVFLNLLINAAHAIEGEGNIKISVAPLDDEHLIIEIKDNGQGIPEEALATIFEPFYTTKPVGQGTGLGLSVSRDIIVAHGGQITVTSEQGKGTTFTIVLPCSGNQAERISSPVHEVMKGGRSP
- a CDS encoding HDOD domain-containing protein, with the protein product MNRPRFHVIYVDDDALTLKAIGRVIRRLKPSWAISLIKHPTQWEKGLLDDQSPSLVISDLLMPKLKGDALLEQVRARFPGTIRALITGDTRQKITELATPSVHFVLPKPFSEDDFDNVLNSVERLYKLPIDAETRNRLVGIEDFPVLPDCVRRLRATINDPHSDMEQIARVVSEEPPLVARLLQLANSAYLGFRNRTWSIETAINRLGIQSVESIAATMVGHNAFKHLSTKEHYAVVDEHIELANVSKSLGLFLGYDKAHAERLYLASVLSSLGELMARELGCRESGNNPICDLPARFDTALVVSSYIIILWGYDFELAEIVLASGAIPLSPESERTKDGALLQYCRQWIHANDIDKAKLLQSWSANIGAFFTQSYKETI
- a CDS encoding sphingomyelin phosphodiesterase; the protein is MKINKLLSTAAALLLSLSAHAGQLNVMAYNIMQLSNLQDWDQAERAARLPQAIADMDTQPDVILISEAFNAEAEQAMSQLASLYPYQTPNVGQDCSGDGWDALTGDCSNSLFVVRGGVTILSKYPILTQKAHVYHQSLKGSWDYQANKGFAYVEINKEGEAFHLIGTHLQATHDGMSDEEHQVRLGQLSEIKDFIDKAAIPADEPVIIGGDMNVEWSRQDEINDMKVVLNGALRFTEPEVTSFSAKHNWFTKANAYHFEYDLNYNTTLDYILWSRDHAVPANQPEMKVVQLTANNDWYWDYLEGEWPQAAGQTYHDGYYNELSDHYPVMVQFEFE